Proteins encoded by one window of Ruminococcaceae bacterium R-25:
- a CDS encoding spermidine/putrescine ABC transporter ATP-binding subunit: MAYNQILEDSTGSEHIIEIKDLCKSFDGTKVLKNITFYIRNNEFITLLGPSGCGKSTTLRIIAGFETADSGIVNFEGADLKSVPANKRNINTVFQRYALFPHLNVFDNVAFGLKIKKVNKQEIKERVNKALATVGLADYGERYIDQLSGGQMQRVAIARAIVNRPKILLLDEPLGALDLKMRKEMQIELKEMQRELGITFVYVTHDQEEALTMSDTIIVMKDGIIQQIGTPIDIYNEPKNAYVADFIGESNIVAGTMKKDKEVTLSSGITFDCVDPMFPEFTEGIANLVDVVIRPEDFYVDEEAEGRINGEVISLIFKGVHYEMIVKSDDGIEWLVQNVDPFKVGSRVGLYVDPDDIQIMRRSELSPEFGSFGIRHPDQEESAEVKEAKANSVGENVVEEADVKPTEEEMEAEVEKKD; encoded by the coding sequence ATGGCATATAACCAGATACTTGAAGACAGCACAGGTAGCGAGCACATCATTGAGATCAAGGACCTCTGCAAGAGCTTCGACGGCACAAAGGTATTAAAGAACATTACTTTCTATATAAGGAATAACGAATTCATTACGCTCCTTGGACCTTCAGGATGCGGAAAGTCAACGACTCTTCGTATCATTGCAGGTTTTGAGACCGCTGATTCCGGCATCGTTAATTTCGAAGGTGCGGACTTAAAGAGCGTTCCTGCCAACAAGCGCAACATCAACACGGTCTTCCAGAGATATGCTTTATTTCCCCATTTAAACGTTTTCGACAACGTCGCATTCGGACTTAAGATCAAGAAGGTAAATAAGCAGGAGATCAAGGAAAGAGTCAATAAGGCACTTGCAACTGTCGGTCTTGCTGATTACGGCGAGAGATATATCGATCAGCTCTCAGGCGGCCAGATGCAGAGAGTCGCAATAGCGAGAGCTATCGTTAACCGCCCGAAGATCCTTCTTTTGGACGAGCCTTTGGGAGCTCTGGACCTCAAGATGAGAAAAGAAATGCAGATCGAGCTTAAGGAGATGCAGAGAGAATTAGGCATCACATTCGTCTATGTCACACATGACCAGGAAGAGGCGCTGACGATGTCCGATACGATCATCGTAATGAAGGACGGCATCATCCAGCAGATCGGAACACCTATCGATATCTATAACGAACCTAAGAATGCTTATGTCGCAGACTTCATCGGCGAATCGAATATCGTAGCCGGAACAATGAAGAAGGACAAGGAAGTCACACTCTCGAGCGGCATCACATTTGACTGCGTTGACCCTATGTTTCCTGAGTTTACGGAAGGCATCGCAAACCTTGTAGATGTTGTAATCAGACCTGAGGACTTCTATGTGGATGAAGAAGCTGAAGGCAGGATCAACGGTGAAGTTATATCCCTTATCTTTAAGGGCGTTCACTACGAGATGATCGTAAAGTCAGATGACGGCATCGAGTGGCTCGTACAGAACGTTGACCCTTTCAAGGTCGGAAGCCGTGTAGGTCTTTATGTGGACCCTGACGATATCCAGATCATGAGAAGATCCGAGCTCTCACCTGAGTTCGGCAGTTTCGGCATAAGACATCCTGACCAGGAAGAGAGTGCTGAAGTTAAAGAAGCAAAAGCAAACAGCGTCGGCGAGAATGTAGTCGAAGAAGCTGATGTTAAGCCCACCGAAGAGGAAATGGAAGCGGAGGTTGAGAAAAAGGATTAA